The Lates calcarifer isolate ASB-BC8 linkage group LG11, TLL_Latcal_v3, whole genome shotgun sequence genomic sequence cagtcaagcagcagcagtcaaGATTAGATGTGATCTGCTGAGGTCTGGATCTAACATTCAAAGCTTACTGCAACAAATCCGTGAGATCTGCTTTGTGATGCTCAAAAAATCTCATTACATCTGACAGACTGAACCCCAGTGTCTCTTTCAAACTAGAGTTACACTTTTAACTTGGCCATAAAACTaaatattgattgattattattgattatttttgagtaaacaataatttattttaataaaataaaagtatacattgaaaaacactcacactgGAATCTTTGATCCAAACAATTAATCGGTTATTAAAACATGCAGATTAATCAAATCAATTTAGCCTGTGGTGCAGTCAACAGTTAAAACAGCTGGTGGTGTAACTCTCAGTGAGGTCAGTGGATTATAGTACATTTTAAGTAATTCCTCTACAAACgtgatgctgctgttgtgctTTTCAAATATAATGTTTGATGCTTTGCAGGCTGCAAACCATATGCCAAATGTCACCCAGCAGTGGGTGAACTACAGCCCACACCTCCAAACCTCAACTAATCACATTATCAAATGATGGGTGcataaaaggaaaatgtttttatgttgttgagGGATGAAGTGTCCTTTTAAACATCCTAAACCTTTGTTAGTTCACATTGTGACAGATGGTCAGTTTCTGAGTGCAACAGGACTGATACCACATATCTTAGTTATTAGTCTCAAATCAGGCACTAAAGCGATGTAACGGTTTCTACTAAAGGTAAACTTCATAAACACAATGAGTCGCCAAGGGGTCAACTAAACTGTCACTTCATGGGTCAAAACTATAGTTTTAAAAAGCCTTTGTAGCTGGAGCTCTACTGTACAGGATACAACCCGTGATGATACAGACATAGACATGTGTGAACAATGATGAGAAAACACCTGACCAAAGTAAAAACTTTGTTTCAGTACAGTCGTTacaatgtttacatttacaagtAAATAACAGTTGGGTTAGCAATTATTAGCACTCTTAgcttagctaatgttagctgggCCTAGCCGGGTTTTATAGTTTACGTTACATTATATCAATTAAAACCGAACATTTTAATTTCCACTCTGTCGTAAAGTAGCGCGAGTATTCATTGGCCAAGTGGCTCGGCTGTAAAATGACTCTTAATTTGAGGTAAAGCCACAAAGAACACCGGCCCGACTCAGATTAGCCTGCTAGTTAAAAAACCTACAACAACATAAGCTGGTCGCGGACGGTAGCTAGCATGCTAGCGAGCTAGTTGACTTAGCCTAGCCGGCCATGCTCTCCCAGGCCAATTAGgcagaaaaatgtgttgtttagAGAGATGTTTGTCCAGATGAGGCGACATGTGAACGGTTAGAGCATCCCTCATCGCTGGAGCTGATTGATCCAACGCGCCTCCCGTACCCTTGGCTCAGTGCTCCGCTCTAAGtacatttccaaaaacaatTTTCATTCATTGCACACTGTCGCGCCACAGCAGCGGCACTGTAATGTCGGtctcatctttttctcaaaCAAAAAGCACCCCGTAAAAGCACATGTATCCCATCACAGCCGcgtaaaacacagacaaaactctCTTTATTCGGTAACAAAATGATATTTTACTTACACAAGAGGTGAAAGGTGATGTTTGAATCCTCACCGGTTGCAACGTCTCTTGGTTTTCCTCCTAGCCAGAAACAAAGACCGACCTACCCAGTTGGTTTTTTTCCTTCACCCCCCTCTCTCGGTAGATTGTATCACAGGGACCGGCCTGTACGACTCTGCAGCGCCCCCATCCACCGTCTCGCTCACTTCCCGCATGCCCAGTAACGACTCTGTGTAACAGGGAGGAATGAAAGAGTGAGGAGCCGGTGTGGGGGATGGGTGCGCGAGTTCAACACAGTATTGTGTGGCGGAGACAGCGAGGATTATCACTAAACTGCGCgtatatttaaatgtgaaaatactcaAATACGATCATAGATTCAAGAAGTTAAACTTAATTAGGTCGAGACGTTAATAGTCGAGCAACGGAGGGAGAATAGAACAGTATTATATATCATTACTGCCAGTGTGTAGCTTTTGAACGTTTGTATACATACTTGAAAAGCACAAATATTTCAGCCTTAGAGCTGTATCTAAcgattatttttaaatattgatCAATCTGACGGAACATTTTGAAGATTAATTGACAGCTGGTTCAATAAAAAATGGCAGAGATTTAGTGAAAATGTCTAAGTTCCCAAAACCCAGGATGACTCCTTCaaaatgcttgttttattcaaataatAGTTCTATATGCAGTTATAGTTTatcactttaaaataaaagagggAAATCTTCACATTCAAAGGCTTagggcatttttgctttaaaaattagGCTAATCTATCAATTTTTTCAGTTggctaattgattaattgactaattattAAAGACCTATTCAATACTTAAGAGCTCTCCTGTAAACAAACCTTAAATGATTTATATTGTCAACAACAAAGGGCCACATTTTATGACTTGAATGTGGGATATACATTGTCACAATTTACTTTCACATACCAACAGAAATAAGCCAATAAGCTACTCATAGTATTTCTTCACCTTAATAGAAAGGTtagatgatgttttttttgtttgttttgttttggtttggtttgggtttttttaaGCCATATATGTAATTATGGATATATGTGCACATAtatgcacagcacacacactaacagcacATGCACAAAAGCATCAGTCATCATTAGAAATATCATGCAGCCTGTTTTTAAACCTATATGTAGTTTTGCATGATAAACAGTTATTTACTCCTGCATGTTGGAAGCTCTTTGACATGTGACTGATCAGCTTAAGGAAGGTGAGGTcgtgtctgtgtcagtgtcctTAAGCCACAGAGTCCCACGTTGAAGAGCCCAAGAGTCACAGTACCAGCACAAGGCAAAGGCTGAGAAATGGCCTTCCACTGGTTGGCTGCCCAGCTTTGGAGACATCGTGTGGCAGGTCTCATGGTGATCATGGGGGTGACCTCTCTGCTCATACTTCTAGGTACTCATTTGTTGCAGCGTTCAAGGTAAGTAACGAGATGTAGTTTCCCTTTGTGTGCCTCAGTCTTCAGTTATTCTGCTGTGTCTTTTTGTCAGTCACACAATGACTGCATGGGAACAACTGAGATTAATCCACAAATTCCTATTATcatttcactgaggaaaaaattttcaatttcaaaatatttgattttttttgctAAATCCTTGTATTTCCTCTTCAAAGCCATCATGAATGGCCCAAAGGTTGGAGTAAGATACCAGCAAAGGATAAAAAGGGACTACCTGCCTATGCCAAGCAAAGACCTAATAAGCCATACCAAAACTACAGAAGAAGTGACACTCAGTCCACCAGTGCACAGACTCAAAAGGATGCCAATCTTCATAATATACTGAGGTCACGTGCTCCAGTTGTTTtcctcaaaacacacaagacaggAGGCAGCACTGTCCAGAATCTGCTGTTCCGCATGGGAGAGAAGGACAGAGCCACATTCGCTTTCCCTTATTACACCTACCAGTTCAGCTACCCAGATAAGTATGCCGCTGTGACTGTTCTTTGCTAAATACACTCTGAATCTCTGTGCTGGTTTTGCTTTTATCTAGTTTGATGTGATTGTCACAAGGTCTTCCCTTTCCCTTCAGATTCAGGGCAGAATTTGTGGACGAATTACCCGACAGTTCCTCTCAGTTTGACATACTTTGTAGCCACATGCGTCTAGACGTGGAGCAAGTGAAACAGATAATGCCACCAAACACCACCTACATCACCATTCTGCGTGAACCTTTACAGACAtttgaatctgttttttcttattaCACCTCCACCATTCCTGCTTTCACTTTAGCCAAAAAGGTggcagagacagcagagcaCAAATCAGCACTGTCAGTTTTCCTGGAGTCACCAGAGTCATTCTGGGACCCCAAAGAGCCTGAGAATGGCCTAGCAAAGAACCCCATGAGCTTCGATTTAGGTCTCAACAGCCAGCAGTGGAACTCCTCCTGGCCGGCTGACCTGACTCTGCTGAAGGAGACCTTCCAGCTGGTTATGATCGCAGAGCACTTTGATGAGTCCCTGGTCCTCCTGGGGGCCCTGCTGAAGCTGGAGCTCGAGGAACTAGCCTACCTGCGTCTAAACACTCGCTCCCCAAAGTATGTCACTCTGCTGGACGACATAACCAAAGCCAGGCTACGAGCCTGGAACAGCCTGGATGTGTTGCTCTATGACTTCTTCCTCAAGTTGTTCTGGGAGAAGGCAGAGCAGTATGGGCTGGAGAGGCTGAACAGAGACGTGGCCCTTGCTGAAGGTCTCCACTGACAGaatcagacagaaatgtgtggCCAGGAAGGGGGTGCCCCCTGAGGAACTGGAGGACTTCATAAGACCTTGGCAGACAGATTCAGTCACCATCTTGGGTTATCAGATACAGGGGAACCTGACCAAGCACGAGCAGGGATTCTGTATGCGCCTCGTGCTGCCTGAACTTCAGTACCACGCTCACCTGTATTTCCTGCAGTATGGTCGAGACATGAGGGCTGCACGTACAGAGTAAAATATGTAAGGAACTGAATGAAAATTATAAGGGGAAGACAGGaagattttgacttttgacaTTAACTTATAACACACAATAATGCAGTTGAAAGCAGATATCAGGTCatcttaaaatgttaattacTGTTGTTGTCAATAACAGCTAGtatataaacaaataatgaatgacaataCAGTTGTGGTTATAATAATCTATCTTCATAGGAGGGGTTGTTATTTTTGAAAGAACTGACTGTACATTTTCCTCATAAATGCCCTTATATCTGTTTATAACATTACTGTAATGTGTTACCAACAATAAAGTAGTAGAGGTTAAGGTGTTACAGAGATATTTATAATGCTGTGGGAGGACAACATGACTTATGACCAACCCCAGCAATGTTTATACTGTCCCTAAAAACTCAGAATGCACCAGTTaaacactgcatgtttttataAAGGTGTACAGAATTACAGATGTCCTGTTGTTGTTCATCAACTGTTTATTCAGATAAAAGACAGCAAAATAATCCAGCTCATTAGGATATTTTCAGTAAATTTTGTCCTTTTCTTGTCAGGGTATGTTTGCAATAACTTGACTAATTCTCAAGCAGTCATCTTCTTTCAGTGTTATTCATGTGTGTCACATGTTTTCTAATCTATTCAAAAGGCAGCACATCCTGTCACATGACCTGAAATAGAGGCTGTTTATCCCATAGTGACACATGCCTAAAGTTTGTCTCTGGGAGACATGTGaatagattaaaaacaaacctcaTGGACTGTATGAATAAACAGCAACAGGCTGACAAACACGAGAAACCATCCTTCACCTTTCAAAGTCTTTCAACTGAATAAGTATCAATTTAAATGTTCTCctcttaaaacaataaataaaagatacaaATGAGCACtaaacagcaataaaaatatAGTAGTGTCCCCAATGATACCTGACCACTTCATTTTACAAAACCTCTCAGGAGTCTCCTGAGGTTATTGCTAGCGGATGTTGACAATATTGTTCTTATGCTCAGTAGTTGCCACAGTGTAACTGTTTCATCTATGTGCGATCCCTGATCGTTGATCACTGAACACCCCTCAGGGCAGATTTTATCTTCTTCTGTTCATAATAGAACAAACTCATCCATGCTGTTGCTAGTGCCGACTCTTCGTTCGTTCTTCCTCTGGATATAAGTGATGTTGTTTGTGGGTGTACTGCTTCGTTCGTCTTCTTGACTATGCCCCTCTGCAAATATAAACATGGGGTACGTCTCTGCAGATGTGGAGAGAGCCTATTGGAGAGAGAAGAATGGAGATTAAGTCCTACAAATTAATGTTATGTCATTTTGTTAAGTGACATCACCTTCCAAACACTTGAGTATAGACCCAAACACCCCAGTTACGTACCTCATTAACAACTGTGCACAATGACTCAAAGTCTCTTTGGCCTTTAGCATAGAATCCTATGGTACAGCTGGGGTCCATGCGGGAGACAGCCATTTTCCTGGGatatttacagtgaaatgaCTGCAAGTGGTTTAAGAGAGGaagtaaaagaacagaaaactgatCAGGAAAATGTCTCAGAGAAAATATTTCCATACTTTCAGGTCTGCTGTGGATgtcattattacatttataaagTTCACATCAGTAATTCTCAACCTGTGGAACATGTACCAAGGGGGTACTTTTATGGGTGCTTTTAAAgactgcaacagaaaatacaattagatttttaagaaaatcaaCATGTTACCGGTTATTCTAATATTATCCACTTTCATATAGTTAATACTAGTAGTGTTAAAtaacatgcatttaaaaatctgttaaaCTGAACACATTTGGAACATGACTGGTGGTGCTGATTAAGGGGTACCTGGTGTGGGGCTATGGggaaatgtctgaaaaaaagGGTTGGGGAGCACTGGTTTACATGACTGAGCGCAGCTGTCacaggaggaaacaaaacagaaagcaaaaagCAATGAGCAATGATACTTCCTCATACCTCCAAGGGAAAGTTCTCCTTTGTTATGGCCACTGTGGGCTGACAGTAGTGAGGGTCCAAGTACAGCAGATGGTCATCTTTCACACAGCAatgccagagaaaaaaaaaaaaagaaatgaaatgactgaCATCAAACAGCTGAGCACAATAATTATGATAGTACTGCACGTACCTTGGAAGCCGACGAAGAACAGAGAGTGCTTCGGTTTTCCCCCAATGATTCCAATGCAGCATTGTAACGTCAAGAGTTTCTAGGCagaaaaattataaaaaacaaagaatggTTTGTTCTTTGTTCGTGTAACACAGTCATTACTGCTTGTTCTATGCTTTAGAGAAacaatttctctcttttttaatacCACAGACAAACCCACAACCACAGTGTATGCATGGAGAAGGAACCTGTAGTTAAAAGACTGATGAGTTATTTGAGGGGAAATCATAGTGAATACTTCAGCTGGAAACTCACTGGAATCCTTACAAGGAGTCAATTTTTAGAGTCACTTTTGTTCAACATTTTCCCCACAGACTACTCAATTTACCCGGAATGCAAATCAGGGTGAATGCATAAAGATACTGTTTGTATACTTTGACACAATTAACGTAGGCAGGATTGAGATCTTGTCCTCCAAGTCGCACAGGAACCAGGATGATAACAGACTTCCAGGACTGAGGAGGAGGCCGCTCACACAACCTCTTCACATCCTCCAAGtaaactgaacacagacagaaaaagagacacacacagacatgtccACATGGTTCACTGAGCCCTCTCACCTCCATTTCAGGCTATTTAAGTTCAACATAACAAAATCAGAGCAAGTTAACCTCCATCTCTTCTTTGAAAGCATATTTCCCTCTGGTTTTTACTGTGTAATCCAGGATAACTACGCaacaattttcattttgtgctgtgAGGCTGCGTGCACGCACTACCCCAGGCTCACAAACTCCTCTCTACTGTAAAAAAATACTAACAAGTGATTTAAATTGCACACACTCTTTAAATATACAGCATACAAGTGTAAAACACTGATACATTTCTCTATCTGCATAGCTAGTGGGTGCTAATGTCTGCTTCTGAGCACAGCTGCATTTGCTATGCCCTCAGAACAGAGAGCAAATCAAGTGATGAAAGAAATGACTCACTGGTGCAATCCTGTGCAACATACACGACTAGATTGGGGAGGTCTGCAGATGTTGCCACGGCTTTCCTGGAAACAAAATGTTGACCGTTACATCTTGATAAAAAGCTGGTTTGGATAATTGTGCTGGCATGTTATTGCTGCAGGTCTCACTGGAGGATGTGTGCCGCAATGGAGGGACCGTACCAGTCCCCGGCCTTCTTCCCTGAGCTTTTGCCCAATTCTACCAGCTGGTGTATTCCAAAAGGGGCAGTGGGGTGGTCTGCAAACCACGATACAACCCGTCTGTGAGTAGCCTCCATGGGTCTGTCCAAGAGGGAACCCAAGCTCAGTTTTCGACCCCTCTTATTAGTCCCTTCCTTGAAACTTTGTCCACTGTTTGCAGGGTGACTCTCCAGGTCCATGTCATCTTTGACCACATGGTGGCTCACAGACCAAGTCCAACCTCAAAGCAACAAAACGAAACATGAATACTGTAGAATGTAACTACAGGATTACAACAGATATCTTTTTGAAATGGGTTTATCATATGACAAGGACAGattgatttgtttgttgctTCAGTGAAAATTGTTCTTAACTGAAAGAAAACTTTGTTATCACTCACAATATGTCACACAGGGGGTGGGATGGAacaaaatgtactgtaactgAGCACAGCTCTTGATATTCTAAGTCCATATGTATAACTGTTATTTAATTACTAGAAGGATATGtgtctctattttttttaaatcagtaaatTCAACGGACCACATTATTTGACACTACAGTGAGCTGTTGTGTGTCATCACCTGGAGGCATCAGGTGTAGGAGGAGGCCTTGTGCTAGCAGCATC encodes the following:
- the LOC108898619 gene encoding LOW QUALITY PROTEIN: galactose-3-O-sulfotransferase 2 (The sequence of the model RefSeq protein was modified relative to this genomic sequence to represent the inferred CDS: deleted 1 base in 1 codon); translated protein: MAFHWLAAQLWRHRVAGLMVIMGVTSLLILLGTHLLQRSSHHEWPKGWSKIPAKDKKGLPAYAKQRPNKPYQNYRRSDTQSTSAQTQKDANLHNILRSRAPVVFLKTHKTGGSTVQNLLFRMGEKDRATFAFPYYTYQFSYPDKFRAEFVDELPDSSSQFDILCSHMRLDVEQVKQIMPPNTTYITILREPLQTFESVFSYYTSTIPAFTLAKKVAETAEHKSALSVFLESPESFWDPKEPENGLAKNPMSFDLGLNSQQWNSSWPADLTLLKETFQLVMIAEHFDESLVLLGALLKLELEELAYLRLNTRSPKYVTLLDDITKARLRAWNSLDVLLYDFFLKLFWEKAEQYGLERLNRDVALLKVSTDRIRQKCVARKGVPPEELEDFIRPWQTDSVTILGYQIQGNLTKHEQGFCMRLVLPELQYHAHLYFLQYGRDMRAARTE
- the LOC108898650 gene encoding LOW QUALITY PROTEIN: cysteine protease atg4da (The sequence of the model RefSeq protein was modified relative to this genomic sequence to represent the inferred CDS: deleted 1 base in 1 codon), giving the protein MNPSTSSAGREGQSPADDLMDDWLFLPTESVRPQVLDMSRDDQEAEDRGKLRSKLVSAWNSVKYGWSLKQKSKFSKSSPVIMLGKSYELKDQGERERFRRAFVSLLWLTYRRGFPPLAGCSLTTDSGWGCVLRTGQMLLAQGLLLHLMPPGWTWSVSHHVVKDDMDLESHPANSGQSFKEGTNKRGRKLSLGSLLDRPMEATHRRVVSWFADHPTAPFGIHQLVELGKSSGKKAGDWYGPSIAAHILQKAVATSADLPNLVVYVAQDCTIYLEDVKRLCERPPPQSWKSVIILVPVRLGGQDLNPAYVNCVKKLLTLQCCIGIIGGKPKHSLFFVGFQDDHLLYLDPHYCQPTVAITKENFPLESFHCKYPRKMAVSRMDPSCTIGFYAKGQRDFESLCTVVNEALSTSAETYPMFIFAEGHSQEDERSSTPTNNITYIQRKNERRVGTSNSMDEFVLL